One segment of candidate division KSB1 bacterium DNA contains the following:
- a CDS encoding S8 family peptidase has product MINKLDPGLRRRVQALKTQKAATLAKALLREETERVELLVEFTGDLSDLTAVGFESFGLLQHPREGYKIAAGSIPVDRLEDLAAIAHVVATEGPQPYYPLLDYSLPEIRATAVHNGSPSRKGAGVVIGVIDSGIDWRHGVFVDWDGRTSRILGIWDQMLTAKTGETAGPGGIGVVYTQDQLSMGLRGTATIRTFDKNARGETSGHGTHVAGIAAGDGAPATCCHGAYTYVGVAPRAELIVARYDYTHATLGANVRLVAALDYIFNHPEAAGKPVVVNISLGVNRGPHDGTTPVERAIDAAVAAGPGRAVVVAAGNFADTRCHVKGTVPGNATREVEFEVREGHEYDAHLDLWYDRAGTLNLEVIAAGGTSSGVVTHGTDSSFIANPTASSNRRVTVTIDGTINGPHGRDNNFLITIDKPASGNIPAGNWKLRLTNPNATPVHFHCWIERGDNAPQFLPAVDPPDGKIRSSSDSTISTPATAREAISVANHESRTGCCDCWPSTGIVASSSRGPVARDAAANPKPDIAAPGLLIASAKADAANLPGNCCSCCPDACCCLYEDMTGTSMAAPHVAGAVALLLEEDPTLTKAQILHHLQTTARDRPAGGRDDTWGAGKLDVQAAINSVRSAGGGGGGGGGGASPLLPGGFNGSSGLRHAHVPSNGASAGADLGAWGSPQFLATLRILRARLRVCPHGLEVAAAVSRHFSEVRRLINTNRRVATLWHRSEGPHMLWRLMQGALDAKAPAALLSRQQRDFFQRWCDLLLRYGSRKLQESLQRQRAALILLLNAPLAAHAAAAVGSNHE; this is encoded by the coding sequence ATGATCAACAAACTGGATCCCGGTCTGCGCCGGCGCGTGCAAGCCTTGAAGACGCAGAAGGCGGCCACGCTGGCGAAGGCATTGCTGCGGGAAGAAACGGAACGAGTCGAGCTGCTGGTGGAGTTTACCGGCGATTTGAGCGACCTCACGGCTGTCGGCTTCGAATCCTTTGGTCTGCTGCAGCATCCCCGCGAAGGCTACAAAATCGCTGCCGGTTCGATCCCGGTTGATCGCCTGGAGGACCTTGCTGCGATCGCTCATGTCGTTGCCACCGAAGGTCCCCAACCATACTATCCTCTGCTCGACTACAGCCTGCCGGAAATTCGCGCCACCGCCGTTCACAACGGCTCGCCCTCGCGCAAGGGAGCGGGCGTGGTGATTGGCGTTATCGACAGCGGCATCGATTGGCGCCACGGCGTTTTTGTGGATTGGGATGGCCGCACTTCGCGGATCCTGGGCATTTGGGATCAGATGCTCACGGCCAAAACCGGCGAAACGGCTGGTCCGGGTGGCATTGGCGTGGTATATACACAGGATCAGCTTTCCATGGGCTTGCGGGGCACCGCAACCATCCGGACATTCGACAAGAACGCGCGCGGCGAGACCAGCGGCCACGGCACCCATGTGGCCGGCATTGCCGCCGGCGACGGCGCTCCGGCGACCTGCTGTCATGGTGCCTACACCTATGTCGGCGTTGCGCCGCGGGCCGAGCTTATTGTGGCGCGCTACGATTACACCCATGCCACGCTCGGTGCCAATGTGCGTCTGGTTGCGGCATTGGATTACATTTTCAATCACCCCGAAGCTGCCGGCAAGCCGGTGGTGGTCAATATCAGCCTGGGCGTCAATCGCGGCCCGCATGACGGCACCACGCCGGTGGAAAGGGCGATCGATGCGGCAGTGGCTGCAGGTCCCGGACGCGCCGTGGTGGTGGCAGCGGGCAACTTCGCTGATACGCGCTGCCATGTCAAGGGAACCGTGCCCGGCAATGCCACGCGCGAGGTCGAGTTTGAAGTGAGGGAGGGCCACGAATATGACGCTCATCTCGATCTTTGGTATGATCGCGCCGGCACACTCAATCTGGAAGTCATTGCCGCCGGCGGCACCAGCAGCGGCGTGGTGACTCACGGCACGGACAGCTCTTTCATCGCCAATCCCACGGCTTCCAGCAATCGCCGGGTGACGGTGACCATCGATGGCACCATCAACGGCCCGCATGGCCGCGACAACAACTTCCTCATCACGATCGACAAGCCCGCTTCCGGAAACATTCCTGCGGGAAACTGGAAACTCAGACTCACCAACCCGAACGCAACGCCGGTTCATTTTCATTGTTGGATCGAGCGCGGTGACAATGCGCCGCAATTCCTGCCCGCGGTCGACCCTCCGGACGGCAAAATCCGTTCGTCTTCCGATTCCACCATCAGCACTCCCGCGACCGCCCGCGAGGCCATCTCCGTTGCCAATCACGAATCGCGCACCGGCTGCTGTGACTGCTGGCCCTCGACCGGCATCGTGGCCTCCTCGAGTCGCGGACCGGTGGCGCGCGATGCCGCCGCGAATCCGAAACCGGATATTGCCGCACCCGGTTTGTTGATCGCCTCGGCCAAGGCAGATGCCGCCAATCTCCCAGGCAACTGTTGCTCTTGTTGCCCGGATGCTTGCTGCTGTTTGTATGAAGACATGACCGGCACCAGCATGGCTGCCCCGCATGTGGCTGGCGCCGTGGCGCTGCTGCTGGAAGAAGATCCCACTTTGACCAAAGCGCAGATCTTGCATCATTTGCAGACCACCGCGCGCGACCGGCCCGCTGGCGGCCGCGATGACACCTGGGGCGCTGGCAAACTAGACGTGCAGGCGGCGATCAATTCCGTGCGCAGTGCTGGCGGTGGCGGCGGTGGTGGTGGCGGCGGGGCCTCGCCATTGCTGCCTGGCGGTTTCAATGGCAGCAGCGGCTTGCGGCATGCCCACGTACCATCCAACGGTGCTTCGGCTGGCGCAGACCTCGGGGCCTGGGGCAGCCCGCAGTTTTTGGCCACGCTGCGCATATTGCGCGCCCGGCTGCGTGTGTGTCCGCACGGCTTGGAGGTGGCAGCAGCGGTGAGCCGGCACTTCAGCGAGGTGCGGCGCCTGATCAACACCAACCGCCGCGTTGCGACGTTGTGGCATCGCAGCGAAGGTCCGCACATGCTCTGGCGCCTCATGCAAGGTGCCCTTGATGCTAAGGCGCCGGCCGCCCTTTTGAGCCGGCAGCAACGCGATTTCTTCCAGCGCTGGTGTGACCTGCTGCTGCGCTATGGCAGCCGCAAATTGCAGGAGAGCCTGCAGCGCCAGCGTGCCGCGTTGATCCTTTTGCTCAATGCACCATTGGCAGCGCACGCAGCGGCAGCCGTGGGGAGCAACCATGAGTAA